In Pseudomonadota bacterium, a genomic segment contains:
- a CDS encoding MFS transporter yields MIIVPIVLFVCLIGVGIVIPLFPFFGQRVGASPELITMLIAVFAFGQFLSSPFWGWLSDRIGRKPVLLISLLGSALSFVMLAFAETLELLFLSRIVGGLMTGIAPVAFAVASDTSSLERRAGAMARIGVSFSLGLIAGPVLGGLLAGDDPATANYFLLGMVAAGMSLLAGLITLVFFTETLPSERRRALEASRQPSGRPLRDLLSLLEVPALRRITLINFCFAGALGIFDSTFALFANARINSGPEEIGLLFAMLGLINALLQGVAVSRIVPVLGEWGAVMLSIVLYGVGLIMLGAVDTKPWFIASTVLLAIAFSIFIPTSNSLASKAAEDDKRGAALGVFQGASNLARSITPLFSGYAFARVSIETPFLLGSLLLLLPGWIAFGQVRAARRRTAH; encoded by the coding sequence ATGATTATTGTCCCGATTGTGCTGTTTGTCTGCCTAATTGGCGTCGGGATTGTCATTCCGCTGTTTCCCTTTTTTGGTCAGCGGGTGGGTGCATCGCCCGAATTAATCACGATGCTGATCGCGGTCTTTGCGTTTGGCCAGTTTCTCTCCAGCCCGTTCTGGGGCTGGCTGAGCGACCGCATCGGCCGCAAGCCCGTCCTGCTCATTTCCCTGCTCGGCTCAGCGCTGTCGTTCGTGATGCTCGCGTTTGCGGAGACGCTCGAGCTGCTTTTTCTGTCGCGGATTGTCGGCGGTTTGATGACGGGCATTGCGCCCGTGGCGTTTGCGGTTGCCTCAGATACCAGTTCGCTGGAGCGACGCGCCGGGGCGATGGCCCGAATCGGCGTATCCTTTTCGCTCGGCCTGATCGCCGGTCCGGTACTGGGTGGGCTGCTGGCGGGTGACGACCCGGCAACCGCCAACTATTTCTTGCTGGGTATGGTGGCGGCCGGTATGAGCCTGCTGGCTGGCCTGATCACGCTGGTGTTTTTCACGGAGACGCTGCCGTCGGAGCGTCGCCGTGCCTTAGAAGCGTCGCGACAGCCGTCGGGGCGACCTTTGCGCGATCTGTTGAGCTTGCTGGAGGTGCCAGCGCTCAGGCGCATCACGCTGATCAATTTTTGTTTTGCCGGTGCCCTGGGAATCTTCGATTCAACGTTTGCGCTGTTTGCTAACGCCAGGATCAACTCGGGACCGGAAGAGATCGGCCTGCTGTTTGCCATGCTCGGCCTGATCAACGCGCTGCTGCAGGGAGTGGCCGTCAGCCGGATTGTGCCCGTTCTGGGAGAGTGGGGCGCCGTCATGCTGTCGATTGTGCTCTACGGGGTTGGGCTCATCATGCTGGGCGCCGTCGACACCAAGCCTTGGTTTATCGCCTCAACCGTCCTGCTGGCGATCGCTTTCAGCATCTTTATTCCGACCTCCAACAGTCTCGCATCCAAAGCCGCAGAAGATGACAAGCGAGGCGCTGCGCTCGGCGTTTTTCAGGGAGCTTCCAACCTTGCCCGCAGCATCACGCCGCTGTTCAGCGGCTATGCGTTCGCCCGGGTCAGTATCGAAACCCCCTTCCTCTTGGGGTCGCTGCTGCTCCTGTTGCCGGGCTGGATCGCCTTTGGACAGGTGCGTGCGGCAAGGCGCCGCACGGCTCACTAG
- a CDS encoding arylmalonate decarboxylase: MTDILGYRALFGVLGPSTNTVVQPDFDDLRPVGVTNHYSRIVVQDADAISDETFFAGTMEISQNTVEAVKGVKTCGPDYLVMGMSAVTFYGGAEGGQKWKENIEEVAELKLSIGSESLAMALEAYGGIKKVAFLSPYYPVANKEVRNYLSDFGFETVRDHCLQCPSWTAIAKVPEQKLIEVLKDLDGDDVDALIQVGTNLSMIRLAAAAERWLDKPVIAINTATYWHALRANGIGDKIAGFGKLLEHH; encoded by the coding sequence AACACCGTCGTCCAACCCGACTTTGACGACCTGCGGCCGGTGGGCGTCACCAATCACTACAGCCGGATTGTGGTGCAAGACGCGGACGCGATCTCCGACGAGACGTTTTTTGCCGGCACCATGGAGATTTCTCAAAACACTGTCGAAGCCGTCAAAGGCGTCAAAACCTGTGGGCCGGACTATCTGGTGATGGGTATGTCGGCCGTCACGTTTTACGGTGGCGCTGAGGGTGGCCAGAAGTGGAAGGAAAACATCGAGGAGGTAGCGGAGCTGAAGCTGTCGATCGGCTCCGAGTCGCTGGCGATGGCGCTAGAGGCATATGGCGGCATCAAGAAGGTTGCCTTTCTGTCACCCTACTATCCGGTCGCGAACAAAGAGGTTCGGAACTATCTCTCGGACTTTGGCTTTGAAACCGTCCGGGACCACTGCCTGCAGTGCCCGAGCTGGACAGCGATTGCCAAGGTGCCGGAGCAGAAGCTGATCGAGGTACTCAAAGACCTCGACGGCGACGACGTCGACGCCCTCATCCAGGTTGGCACCAACCTCTCGATGATTCGCCTGGCCGCCGCCGCCGAGCGCTGGCTGGACAAGCCGGTGATCGCCATCAACACCGCCACCTACTGGCACGCGCTGCGCGCCAACGGCATCGGCGACAAAATTGCCGGATTCGGCAAGCTGCTGGAGCACCACTGA
- a CDS encoding PAP/fibrillin family protein, translating into MTTDSPVRGETAVKQQIFDFLDQMDETVLCSEEEKDQLKAWCDELCTHTAVPEPINNQAAASGVWRSRFASFAVKHSENQPMYHPSDLARQSFNNLPKVPVQVVDLVQEIDEATKAYNNVVHVTSPAGDAKGIVVMFGRYEGAEENPQRYAVSFYRVGFFCNDDRSDEAFREAFGIDADRSLDVEFRPPSLHSDIVYLDDDARINYGKLGGFYVLSRDPRPFYSLDI; encoded by the coding sequence ATGACCACAGATTCACCGGTCCGCGGCGAGACCGCGGTCAAGCAACAGATCTTCGATTTTCTTGATCAGATGGACGAAACGGTTCTCTGCAGTGAAGAGGAGAAGGATCAGCTCAAGGCTTGGTGTGACGAGCTGTGCACGCACACCGCCGTGCCCGAGCCCATCAACAATCAGGCGGCCGCCTCTGGCGTGTGGCGGTCCCGGTTTGCGAGCTTCGCCGTCAAACACTCGGAAAACCAGCCGATGTATCACCCGTCCGATCTGGCGCGTCAAAGCTTCAACAACCTGCCGAAGGTGCCGGTGCAGGTGGTCGATCTGGTGCAGGAGATCGACGAGGCGACCAAGGCTTACAACAACGTGGTGCATGTCACCAGCCCGGCGGGTGACGCCAAAGGGATTGTGGTGATGTTTGGCCGTTATGAAGGCGCCGAGGAGAATCCGCAGCGCTATGCCGTGTCGTTTTACCGCGTCGGCTTCTTCTGTAACGACGATCGCAGCGACGAAGCGTTCCGGGAAGCATTTGGTATTGACGCTGATCGTTCGCTGGACGTGGAGTTTCGCCCGCCGTCCCTACATTCGGATATCGTGTATCTGGACGACGATGCGCGAATCAACTACGGCAAGCTCGGTGGCTTTTACGTGCTGTCCCGCGATCCGCGTCCGTTCTACTCGCTGGATATCTGA
- a CDS encoding MFS transporter, protein MSNKEHVLPARLKLFWGSGAMGVAMLMNGVSFLILIYLVSVLKLDPALAGTLIFLSKIIDAISDPIVGMLSDRSTFKSGRRRPFMFIGAFLAASSFGFLFAIPEFESQTMTAAYAFGCLVFYTIGYTVFNVPYMAMSAEMTDGYEERTSLHGYRVAFVSLGSALAVAGAPFVLELLGQSRESYAIIAVGMSVIIFLSLIACWAGTGSARTVERVHSHHNFLSQASLLFSNRHFVTLISVKALQLVGIMSTASVSFIFFKQYVGMDLRYFAAASIVSTLTTLIAVPLVKRLAARIGKKMAYFLSAGLTALVNLSWMLVDPAPPMDEFLPGFFLRMALSGVTIAGNVMLAMSMLTDTIEYDARVTGMRREGIYAAMYSFVEKLAAALAPFIVGWALAFAGYDKSLGADELQSGSALFGIMFGKAYLPAIMIGLSMFVLLFFKLDKETLHSTPKAAPQQPPPGQAPAQPVAGPT, encoded by the coding sequence ATGAGCAATAAAGAACACGTTCTTCCCGCACGGCTAAAGCTCTTCTGGGGCAGCGGCGCCATGGGTGTGGCCATGCTGATGAACGGCGTGTCCTTCCTGATTCTGATCTATCTGGTCAGCGTGCTGAAGCTCGATCCGGCGCTGGCGGGAACGCTCATCTTTCTGTCGAAAATCATCGACGCCATCAGCGACCCGATTGTCGGCATGCTCAGCGACCGCTCGACCTTCAAATCCGGTCGCCGGCGGCCGTTTATGTTTATCGGCGCTTTTCTTGCCGCAAGCTCGTTCGGCTTTCTCTTTGCGATCCCGGAGTTTGAAAGCCAGACGATGACCGCCGCTTACGCGTTCGGTTGTCTGGTGTTCTACACAATCGGCTACACCGTCTTCAACGTTCCCTATATGGCCATGTCGGCAGAGATGACCGATGGCTATGAGGAGCGCACCTCGCTGCACGGCTACCGGGTGGCTTTTGTATCGCTGGGTAGCGCCCTGGCGGTCGCCGGCGCACCCTTTGTGCTGGAACTCCTCGGCCAGAGTCGCGAGTCGTACGCCATCATCGCCGTGGGCATGTCGGTGATTATCTTTCTGTCCCTGATCGCCTGCTGGGCCGGCACCGGAAGCGCGCGCACCGTCGAACGGGTTCATAGCCACCACAACTTCTTGAGCCAGGCGTCATTGCTGTTTTCCAACCGCCACTTCGTCACGCTGATCTCCGTGAAGGCGCTGCAGCTGGTGGGCATTATGAGCACCGCCTCGGTGTCGTTCATTTTTTTCAAGCAGTACGTGGGTATGGACCTGCGCTACTTCGCCGCAGCGTCCATTGTCAGCACACTGACCACGCTGATTGCGGTCCCCCTCGTGAAGCGGCTCGCCGCCCGCATCGGGAAGAAAATGGCGTACTTTCTGAGTGCAGGGCTGACCGCCCTGGTGAACCTGAGCTGGATGCTGGTCGATCCTGCCCCACCCATGGACGAATTTCTGCCCGGCTTCTTCCTGCGGATGGCCCTGTCCGGGGTCACCATCGCCGGCAACGTGATGCTCGCGATGTCGATGCTCACCGACACCATCGAGTACGACGCTCGGGTGACCGGCATGCGCCGGGAGGGCATCTACGCGGCGATGTACAGCTTTGTCGAAAAGCTGGCGGCGGCGCTAGCACCGTTCATCGTGGGCTGGGCCCTGGCGTTTGCCGGCTACGACAAGTCGCTGGGCGCTGACGAGCTGCAGAGCGGCAGCGCTCTGTTCGGCATCATGTTTGGCAAAGCCTACCTGCCCGCCATCATGATCGGCCTCAGCATGTTTGTGCTGCTGTTCTTTAAGCTGGATAAAGAGACGCTGCACAGCACGCCCAAGGCCGCACCGCAGCAACCGCCGCCTGGACAGGCTCCCGCGCAGCCGGTGGCGGGCCCAACCTGA
- a CDS encoding polysaccharide deacetylase, producing the protein MPDSASCWSTTEVQYPYSPIPQRGPLKFPNGARVALILTFNLETWDLTKDTDRAYYAGGPAILPDVLPGRVPDYPNYTWREYGQRVGIWRLYDVFDELGVKASCTTNAVTFERRRPMVDACLERGWELLAHNYEQGELLTDFSGDPDREAEVIGRTLEIYQQNVGRPAKGWLSSSLRGTLATPGILAANGLEFYCDLMNDDQPYMIDTESGPLVGVPYSNEINDFTLLTRRGHTTDEYRDILIEELTQLHREGETSSRLMNVGLHPHVSGRGYRVRALREFLAFAKGLDGVWWPTREELAAWYRDNHDGHIKPA; encoded by the coding sequence TTGCCGGATTCGGCAAGCTGCTGGAGCACCACTGAGGTGCAGTACCCCTACAGCCCCATTCCTCAGCGTGGACCGCTGAAGTTTCCCAACGGCGCCCGAGTGGCGCTGATTTTGACGTTTAACCTTGAGACCTGGGACCTGACCAAAGACACCGATCGGGCCTACTACGCGGGCGGGCCGGCCATTCTGCCTGACGTGCTGCCGGGCCGGGTCCCCGACTACCCCAACTACACCTGGCGGGAATACGGTCAGCGGGTAGGAATCTGGCGGCTTTATGACGTTTTCGACGAGCTGGGCGTCAAGGCCAGCTGCACAACCAATGCGGTTACCTTCGAACGCCGCCGCCCGATGGTCGATGCGTGCCTGGAGCGTGGCTGGGAGCTGCTGGCACACAACTATGAGCAGGGTGAGCTGCTGACCGATTTCTCGGGTGACCCGGACCGCGAGGCTGAGGTAATCGGGCGGACGCTGGAGATCTATCAGCAGAACGTTGGACGGCCCGCCAAAGGCTGGCTGTCGTCATCGCTGCGCGGCACCCTGGCGACCCCGGGCATCCTCGCCGCCAACGGGCTCGAGTTTTACTGCGACCTGATGAACGACGATCAGCCCTACATGATCGACACCGAAAGCGGACCGCTGGTCGGCGTTCCGTACTCCAACGAAATCAACGATTTCACGCTGCTCACCCGCCGTGGCCACACCACCGACGAATACCGGGATATTCTGATTGAGGAGCTCACCCAGCTCCACCGGGAGGGTGAGACTAGCTCACGACTGATGAATGTCGGCCTGCACCCACACGTCTCCGGGCGTGGCTATCGCGTGCGTGCGTTGCGCGAATTTTTGGCGTTTGCCAAAGGACTGGACGGCGTTTGGTGGCCCACGCGAGAGGAGCTGGCGGCCTGGTATCGAGACAACCATGATGGGCACATCAAGCCTGCCTGA